Below is a genomic region from Saccharomyces eubayanus strain FM1318 chromosome XV, whole genome shotgun sequence.
GAGGAACAGGTTGAGGAGGTAAACCGTCGTTCATAGCTTCTTCATAGGTTTCGTCCACGTTGTTGTAGTACTCATCATCCAAGGTGTATTCGGATAAATTTTGTAATTCAGTTCTCATCATGCTTAAATCTCTGTTGGTAGGATCAATGGTTAAACTATATCTTAGTACTTGGAAGAAATCATAAGCCATTGTAGAGAAAACATCGAATAGAGCCTCTCTGTTGGCAGCGAAATAACAAAAGGATTTGTCTGATTGATTAGCGATGCTAAATGGGTTCTTGTGGAAAACAATATTAAGGAAAACGATACCCATAGCCCACAAGTCAACTTTTGCGCAATCGTAAGGTTCCTTTCTTTCGTCGATATCCAAGTTGCTATCAAACAATTCCGGCGACATGTATCTTTCACTGCCAACATTTCTATCCATGGAAGTCTTGTCTGTAGTGGCCAACCCCCAATCTGTAAGTTTGATTGTCCAATCTATTccagaaatcaaaatattttccGGCTTTATATCACGATGGTAAATACCATTATTGTGAACGTATTCGATGGCATCCATGATTTGGGTGATTATATGAGTGATAGATTTGGTCTTCTTTGGGACAGCATCGGCTTTGATTGCTTCATACAAATCACCGCCCGAACAATACTCCATGATGATATATGAATCGAAAAAATCCAGTAAAGCTGCAATATTGTTATGTCTAccaatttttgtttggaTATCTACTTCATACATGGCTTCGAGACAGATGTTGTTGGACAGTCTTGATTTGACTTtcgaagaaatcaaagactTTTTATGTTTGTAAAGATTGTGTTTCTTCTCTCTACTTGACCCGTTGTTTGTAGCAGCATTAACATCTCCATCTTCATGGCCGTCTGCATCAACTTTGGTATTCTCATCATCGCCGTCATCGTCACAATCATTGGCATaatcgtcgtcgtcgtcgtctcCTTCATAGTGGCCGTCATCTTctaatttgaaaatatatttGACTGCAACCAATCTTTTCTCCCTGACGTCTTTAGCCAACGAGACGTAACCATATGAACCTTCACTAATATCTTCTATCTTTTGGTATCGGTTGTTTAAGATGCCTCCTTCTTTATAAATCTCGTAGTCCAAAGTCATtgagtttcaaaagaaatagtgtaagagaagaggaaaaggacAAAGATCGTGCTAACTTTATGTGATTCTTTTGAGTTTGTAattctaaattttttatttttaaaatttttttttctttttatattttagaTCGAATGgaagaaagtgaagaaaaaaacggtaagattaaagaagataaaatgaGGTGATATGCAATCTATAAGGGCTTATAAGTCTTAATGGTGGCGGGTATGAGagttgtttgttttttagtTCTATTTCctttgtgaaaaaaattatagaaTAAGGAAGTATTCTTTAAACCCTTTTTTGGCCAGGATATATTCGTCTAGGTTTTGCGGTACTAGCCTTCTAtaatgaagaggaagagtCGAATTCGTGTCTACTACTCCtgtattttttggtgtCCCTTTTAGAACAATAGGTCTGAATATAATTCTTACTTTTctatttccttctttgtagttctttttttgggaAGAAATAGTGGGATCCGGGTCACGTGCAAATTAGATAAGCATGCAAAGATAGCCAAAAGAGATGCTAAGGTCGAATAAAATAGGGGAATGAGGTTACTTGAGTTGTTCTTTCACCGATCGAGAGTGCGCGAGTATTCTGCAGATACTACTAAACACTGTTTGCTGTTCCTTTATAAAAGAGAGCACTTGAGATTGtgtaaaccaaaaaaagggTTTTGTTTGAGATCAACAAACAAAACTTAAATGAGTCAGGggaaagagagaaaaatgtAACGCTGATGCTGGGAGCGTGGACTGCTTATGAGAGGGCGCTAGTAGCAGTGGCGAGTGTGGGCGGGATGTGGGATGCTGTGGTAATTAGATAGCCCTTTCACGTGTTGTGGTCGGCCCGTTTACATAGAGTTGGATGGCTAAGtagataaataaaatacacCTCGGAAGGGGTTGCGAACGCCGGGCTGTAGCGGCGAGGGTAACAAAGCCGCTTTTGGGCGTGGATGCTGAAATAAACTGTGTGTGAGTTGCAGTTCTGCATGAATGGTAGTAAATGAGCTCAAAGTGAGGGTGTTGTACGCAATGGTAAGTCTGTTCAGTGTTCCCAAGCCGGTGAAACGAATGTTTGACACGTTCCCCTTGCAAACGTATGGTGCGCAAGCCGACAAGGACGAGGCAGTTGCGTTGGAAGTACAACGCAGGTCCTATCCATTCACAGGACGCGGTGATGGCGACTTGAAGTTGACTGCGGAGGACACATACAAGCTGGGTGTCTACAACGTCTTTTCCGAGGCCACTACGGGGGCCATGCTGGCCACAGACCCGTGGTGTCTATTCGTTCAGCTTGCACTGTGCCAGAAGAACGGTCTTTGCCTGCCTACGGAATCGCAAGAAAAGGGCTCATCTCAATCCTGCAACCATGAACTGATGGTACTATCACGTCTGTCCAACCCTGATGAGACTCTGCCCATTCTCGTTGAGGGCCACAAGAAGAGAATCGTGAGGTCTACGGACGCCATCAGCAACACCATGCGTTCCCGGGTGCTCGAAGATGCTGAGCAGCTTATGTACGATATGCTTCTGGACACGGTGCTCTATGATTGTTGGATGACACAGGTACTTTTCCGTATCTCCAATTCACAATTCATGGAACTGTATTCCTCCCAGAAGCCAAATGAGTCGACATCCACCTTAGTGGACGTAGAAAACTCTTTGCTGGGCAAGTTATCTGCCAACAGCTTGAAAATGTCTTTGCTGAAGAGAAACAAGTTCCAGCTGCGTCATCGAGAAATTGCCGACAGTATGCACGCCATTTATCACAAGCGTCATAACAGCATTAGCCAAGAGCAGGCAATAGATGTACTCTTTGAGAACAGTAAGCAAGTCCTCTTGGATTTCCAAAGCAGTTTGAGTGGTAATAATACTCAACCCGCTTCTCTGCATCTAAAGATCGCAAGCTACATTCTTTGTATCATGAACGTCAAAGAGCCTATAGAGTTGAAGGTTTTTGTCGAAGATGAGTGTAAAGACCTGGTCAACTTTGCGCACAAAGTCCTAAATAATTTTATCCAGTAATTGAATGTAAAGACCCTGTATGTATACGATATATAATCAGTCATGTTCTTGTGTATAGAAACATATCGAATCTCGACGTTCGGTGCTGCAACATTTTGAAACGCTAGCTTTCTTTCTGGCGGGCTCGTTTCAAGATGAAACGAGCAGCGTTGACCTGGTTTTTCTCTGGAAAAACTGAAACAGATAAAACCTgttttaaaagaaaacgtaTTTGCAACATTTCGGGTATATCAGAAACAAGTCGAAAACAAGGCTGGAAAAGACTGAACAACTCTTCGTGGTCAGGTCTCAACAACCACAAACCGAAATACTCGTACGCTTCTCTTTCCGCACATACTACCACCACGTTCCCTTCATTAGTCGAACTCCCTCCTTTTggttgatttttttttttgcgttAATACCATTCatcgaaaaggaaagaaagcaCTAACTAAGCATTAAAAGCTTGTTTTATAAGTGTGCTAAGAGAGAAGTAAAGTACGCactgtttgtttttcaaacacCTCCACCGAAGAGAATAAAATTTTACGTCAAAAgcgttttctcttttatcGAATTTGTCTTGTTCACTAAGGATGAAAGTCCAACTAACCAATAGTAGAACCGAGGAAATCTTAAAGGCTCGAACCGATACTGAAAATAACGAAGTAAGCAAAGCTACCCCAGACGAAGTTGAAGAATCACTAAGATTGATCGATGATTTAAAATTCTTCTTAGCTACAGCGCCGGTAAATTGGcaagaaaaccaaattaTAAGGCGATATTACCTGAACAGTGGGCAAggttttgtttcttgtgTATTCTGGAATaatttatattatattacaGGCACAGATATTGTCAAATGCTGCCTCTATAGAATGCAAAAATTCGGGAGAGATGTGGttcagaagaaaaaatttgaagaggGTATATTTTCAGATTTAAGAAACCTAAAGTGTGGTATAGATGCTACTCTAGAACAACCAAAATCTGagtttttatcatttctgTTCAGAAACATGTGCTTGAAAACccaaaaaaagcaaaaagtatttttttggtttagtGTGGCACATGATAAGTTATTTGCAGATGCACTGGAaagagatttgaaaagggAAAGTCTAAATCAACCTTCTACCACCAAGCCCGTCAATGAACCCGCTTTATCATTCTCATATGATTCTTCCTCTGAAAAGCCTCTTTACGATCAACTGCTTCAGCATTTAGATTCTAGAAGGCCGTCGAGTGCAGTAAAATCTGACGATTCGCCCACAAAgttagaaaatgaagattttaaGGATAGCGGTTTAGTGACTGTGACAAACCAGCCACTTTTAGATGTTGATCTCATGGATAACACAGTAGCAGCTTCCCCTCAAATTAATGACTTCACACCTCAAAAGTTGATCATAGAACCCAATAGCCTGGAACTAAATGGTCTTGCAGAAGAACCATCTCACGTTTTATCCAAGAATGCTGTTAAGGGCGGGGACGAGGAAGATTTCCCTCTCGACTATTTCCCTGTATCGGTTGAGTACCCTACGGAGGAAAATGCGTTTGACCCATTTCCTCCACAAGCTTTTACGCCCGCTGCACCTTCCATGCCTATGCCATATGACAACATGGGTGAAAGAGAGTCTATGCCCGTGAATTCCCTTCTTAATAGATACCCATATCAATTATCTGTGGCGCCCACTTTCCCAGTGCCAGCATCTTCATCAAGACAGCATTTTATGACTAATCGAGATTTTTATTCAtc
It encodes:
- the SAM35 gene encoding SAM complex subunit SAM35 is translated as MVVNELKVRVLYAMVSLFSVPKPVKRMFDTFPLQTYGAQADKDEAVALEVQRRSYPFTGRGDGDLKLTAEDTYKLGVYNVFSEATTGAMLATDPWCLFVQLALCQKNGLCLPTESQEKGSSQSCNHELMVLSRLSNPDETLPILVEGHKKRIVRSTDAISNTMRSRVLEDAEQLMYDMLLDTVLYDCWMTQVLFRISNSQFMELYSSQKPNESTSTLVDVENSLLGKLSANSLKMSLLKRNKFQLRHREIADSMHAIYHKRHNSISQEQAIDVLFENSKQVLLDFQSSLSGNNTQPASLHLKIASYILCIMNVKEPIELKVFVEDECKDLVNFAHKVLNNFIQ
- the STE12 gene encoding homeodomain family transcription factor STE12, yielding MKVQLTNSRTEEILKARTDTENNEVSKATPDEVEESLRLIDDLKFFLATAPVNWQENQIIRRYYLNSGQGFVSCVFWNNLYYITGTDIVKCCLYRMQKFGRDVVQKKKFEEGIFSDLRNLKCGIDATLEQPKSEFLSFLFRNMCLKTQKKQKVFFWFSVAHDKLFADALERDLKRESLNQPSTTKPVNEPALSFSYDSSSEKPLYDQLLQHLDSRRPSSAVKSDDSPTKLENEDFKDSGLVTVTNQPLLDVDLMDNTVAASPQINDFTPQKLIIEPNSLELNGLAEEPSHVLSKNAVKGGDEEDFPLDYFPVSVEYPTEENAFDPFPPQAFTPAAPSMPMPYDNMGERESMPVNSLLNRYPYQLSVAPTFPVPASSSRQHFMTNRDFYSSNNNKEKMVSPSDPTTYMKYDEPIIDFEEPRLNENSTNPKAHGSTQQNKQHQMYSNNFQQSYPNGMVPGYYPKMPYNPMVGDPLLDQAFYGADDLFFPSEGCDNNMLYSQNANSWNVLPPQAMQPAPTYVPRPYTPNYRSTPGSAMFPFMQNSNSMQWNAAVSPYNSRAPSTTTKNYPPNTFYPQNVNQYPRRRTTGMKISQGNASTNSKQSISKSAKISKPLHIKTSAYQKQYKINLETKTKPSDEDLTHPEKHKEFSMPTPDSNTLVIQPEEGRDDSSDAEMGECSKKST